One part of the Halobacteriovoraceae bacterium genome encodes these proteins:
- the pckA gene encoding phosphoenolpyruvate carboxykinase (ATP), producing the protein METIDLSSVGIKADNIFRNLHPAQLYEEALTFEKGSAISSTGALIVSSGEKTGRSPKDKRIVVQDSTKEDIWWGDINMELSENTFMINRERAIDYLNSRKRIYVVDGYAGWDEKYKIKVRVVTHRAYHALFMHNMLIRPTQEELKTFGEPDYTIYNAGAFPANKFTPEMTSSTSVSLNFDRKEFVILGTLYAGEMKKGVFTIMNYIMPKNDVLSMHCSANVDESDDVTIFFGLSGTGKTTLSADPKRRLIGDDEHCWTNEGVFNIEGGCYAKCIDLSAEKEPEIFNAIKFGTVLENVVFNESTREVDYTSSKITENTRASYPIEYIPNIKIPCLGGHPKNIVFLTCDAFGVLPPVSKLSPQQAMYHFISGYTAKVAGTEMGVTEPEATFSACFGAAFMVWHPSKYAELLADKMKKFNTDVWLVNTGWTGGAYGEGKRMSLKHTRSIIDSINNHKLKNANFVVDETFGFEIPTEVDNVPSEILIPKNTWKDQKAFEDKKKQLASLFVENFKLFEAGCSSEILNASPKI; encoded by the coding sequence ATGGAAACTATTGATCTTAGTTCTGTTGGTATCAAGGCCGATAATATATTTAGAAATTTACATCCTGCTCAGCTTTATGAAGAAGCTCTCACATTTGAAAAAGGCTCTGCCATTTCAAGTACTGGTGCACTTATTGTAAGTTCTGGTGAAAAAACAGGAAGAAGTCCCAAAGATAAAAGAATTGTCGTTCAAGATTCAACCAAAGAGGATATTTGGTGGGGCGATATAAATATGGAATTAAGCGAAAATACTTTCATGATTAATCGTGAAAGGGCCATAGATTATCTTAATAGTAGAAAGAGAATCTATGTCGTTGATGGGTACGCTGGCTGGGATGAAAAATACAAAATCAAAGTGAGAGTTGTAACCCATCGAGCGTATCATGCACTGTTTATGCATAATATGCTTATTCGCCCAACTCAAGAAGAACTTAAAACTTTTGGTGAACCAGATTATACCATCTACAATGCAGGGGCCTTTCCGGCCAATAAATTTACTCCTGAAATGACCTCTTCCACCTCAGTAAGTCTTAACTTTGATAGAAAAGAATTTGTAATTCTTGGAACTCTCTACGCTGGTGAGATGAAAAAGGGTGTCTTTACCATCATGAATTATATCATGCCAAAAAATGATGTCCTTTCAATGCATTGTTCTGCTAACGTTGATGAGTCCGATGATGTTACTATCTTTTTTGGACTATCAGGAACAGGAAAGACAACCCTTTCAGCTGATCCAAAAAGACGTTTGATTGGAGATGACGAGCATTGCTGGACAAATGAAGGTGTCTTTAATATTGAAGGCGGATGTTACGCCAAATGTATTGATCTCTCTGCTGAAAAAGAACCTGAAATTTTTAATGCTATAAAATTTGGAACGGTTCTTGAAAATGTTGTCTTCAACGAATCAACAAGAGAAGTAGATTATACAAGTAGTAAAATAACTGAAAATACTCGTGCTTCTTACCCAATAGAGTATATTCCAAATATTAAAATACCTTGCCTTGGTGGACATCCTAAAAATATCGTCTTTCTCACATGTGACGCTTTTGGGGTTTTACCTCCAGTAAGTAAACTTTCTCCTCAACAAGCAATGTATCATTTTATCTCAGGGTATACCGCAAAAGTTGCAGGTACAGAAATGGGTGTTACTGAGCCTGAAGCTACTTTCTCAGCTTGCTTTGGTGCAGCATTTATGGTTTGGCATCCAAGTAAGTATGCTGAGCTTCTTGCTGATAAAATGAAAAAATTTAACACTGATGTTTGGCTTGTTAACACTGGTTGGACTGGTGGAGCTTACGGTGAAGGTAAGAGAATGTCTCTTAAGCATACTCGTTCTATTATTGACTCCATTAACAATCATAAACTTAAAAATGCAAATTTTGTCGTTGATGAGACTTTTGGTTTTGAAATACCGACTGAAGTTGACAATGTTCCTTCTGAAATCCTCATTCCTAAAAATACTTGGAAAGATCAAAAAGCTTTTGAAGACAAAAAGAAGCAACTCGCTTCCTTATTTGTTGAAAACTTCAAATTATTTGAGGCCGGATGTTCCTCTGAAATCCTTAACGCGTCACCTAAGATCTAA
- the speB gene encoding agmatinase: protein MMFHKSEVFYDCSKYSTSVVPSKINMVGFEFDGTACFRKGTVDGPNALRKISDGIETYSPYLDKDLQDIEFYDLGNLPLNQTDDVDEVWQSGTDFFIENFTPSLIKNGLKVMTLGGEHSISYAPITQYLMAYEDLVLLHLDAHADLRDGYLGHHFSHASIIKRALDHFGDNHKLIQYGIRSGTKEEFDWMKENKTQCHSRKEFLEKVQKISNDRPIYLTLDLDYFDPSFLPGTGTPEPGGEDFHSFISLVKILKNKNFVGCDVVELSPQIDSTGNSDVFAAKVVRELLLVLDRGDNE from the coding sequence ATGATGTTTCATAAAAGTGAAGTTTTTTATGATTGTTCGAAATACTCAACATCCGTTGTGCCAAGCAAAATAAATATGGTCGGATTTGAATTTGACGGAACGGCCTGCTTCAGAAAAGGTACAGTTGATGGGCCAAATGCTTTAAGAAAAATTTCAGATGGAATTGAAACTTATTCACCTTATCTCGATAAAGATCTTCAAGATATAGAGTTTTACGATCTTGGAAATCTTCCCTTAAATCAGACAGATGATGTAGATGAAGTATGGCAAAGCGGAACAGATTTCTTTATTGAAAACTTTACTCCATCATTAATAAAAAATGGACTGAAAGTAATGACACTTGGAGGAGAGCACTCTATAAGCTACGCTCCTATTACTCAGTATTTGATGGCCTATGAGGATTTAGTTTTATTACACCTAGATGCTCATGCAGATTTACGAGATGGGTATTTAGGGCATCATTTTTCACATGCTTCCATAATAAAAAGAGCTTTGGATCATTTTGGAGATAACCATAAACTTATACAATACGGTATCCGCTCAGGGACGAAGGAAGAGTTTGACTGGATGAAGGAAAATAAAACACAGTGTCATTCTAGAAAAGAATTTTTAGAAAAAGTACAAAAAATTTCGAATGATAGACCAATCTATCTCACTTTGGATTTAGATTATTTTGATCCTTCATTTTTACCAGGCACAGGGACCCCTGAACCAGGAGGAGAAGATTTTCATTCTTTTATCAGTCTTGTAAAAATATTAAAGAATAAGAATTTTGTAGGTTGTGATGTGGTGGAGCTATCTCCTCAAATTGATAGTACAGGTAATAGCGATGTTTTTGCAGCAAAAGTAGTTCGCGAACTTCTTTTAGTTTTAGACAGAGGTGACAATGAGTAA
- a CDS encoding tyrosine-protein phosphatase has protein sequence MHSNLMILICFLFCGCHLPKNFHEIDPGNFYRSAQLTGEEFEKAISRYGIKTIINLRGEAPGEVWFETEKLTAKLYDAELINIKMSAKRLPHKEDLIKLLDAYKNAPRPILVHCRAGVDRTGEATAIYVQEYMGWNREESLEMLSFKYLHIPEFMPAKTYFIRNIYQDEQWAREEYNPCQNNYRYYDKNLCSHSVRSKKIIFSLDEDS, from the coding sequence ATGCACTCAAACTTGATGATACTTATTTGTTTCCTCTTTTGTGGATGTCATTTACCCAAAAATTTTCATGAAATTGATCCTGGAAATTTTTATCGTTCAGCACAACTTACAGGAGAAGAATTTGAGAAGGCCATCTCCAGATATGGAATTAAAACAATTATTAATTTGAGAGGAGAAGCTCCCGGAGAAGTTTGGTTTGAAACAGAAAAACTGACTGCAAAACTTTATGATGCCGAACTCATTAACATAAAGATGAGTGCTAAAAGATTACCGCACAAAGAAGATCTTATTAAACTTCTTGATGCCTATAAAAACGCACCAAGACCTATTTTAGTGCATTGTCGAGCAGGGGTAGATCGAACAGGAGAGGCCACGGCCATTTATGTTCAAGAATATATGGGATGGAATCGAGAAGAATCTCTTGAAATGCTTAGTTTTAAATATCTTCATATTCCCGAATTCATGCCGGCCAAAACATATTTTATCAGAAACATTTATCAAGATGAACAATGGGCCAGAGAGGAGTATAATCCATGTCAGAATAATTATAGATATTATGACAAAAATCTTTGTTCTCATTCTGTTCGAAGCAAGAAAATTATATTTTCCTTAGATGAAGATTCTTGA
- a CDS encoding SOS response-associated peptidase family protein, with product MCFSIEVDRNIKRLSGQFEATADAQAFADFLSFEKQYPKIFKRPQKDNRLYPNYSTPILLNLKNQLTLRPFRYRIRPNGSPKEIPSKYNLFNARLDSLESRKTWKGIFMRNHCLVPYLSFYEWVEDNGKKRLIHFFSKDDKYLMAPGLYDRWISPDKSYYIDSFAIITTNPPTEIEQAGHDRCPIFIKEEYYNEWLNPKMLKKKDAFEILKDIKKTHYSHEWA from the coding sequence ATGTGTTTTTCAATTGAAGTAGACAGAAATATTAAACGTCTTTCAGGCCAATTTGAAGCAACAGCTGATGCTCAAGCATTTGCAGATTTTTTAAGTTTTGAAAAACAATATCCAAAAATCTTTAAACGTCCGCAGAAAGATAATAGACTTTATCCAAACTATTCAACACCTATTCTTCTAAATTTAAAAAATCAATTAACGTTACGTCCTTTTCGTTATCGCATACGACCCAATGGAAGTCCTAAGGAAATTCCCTCAAAGTATAATTTGTTCAATGCTAGGTTAGATTCACTAGAGAGTAGAAAAACGTGGAAGGGAATTTTCATGCGTAATCATTGTTTAGTTCCATATTTAAGTTTTTATGAATGGGTTGAAGATAATGGAAAAAAACGGCTTATTCATTTTTTTTCTAAAGATGATAAATATCTAATGGCCCCGGGGTTATATGACAGATGGATTTCTCCTGACAAAAGTTATTATATCGACTCCTTTGCAATTATTACAACAAATCCTCCCACAGAGATCGAGCAGGCAGGGCACGACCGATGCCCGATATTTATTAAAGAAGAATATTATAATGAATGGCTTAATCCTAAGATGTTAAAAAAGAAAGATGCATTTGAAATTCTCAAGGATATTAAAAAAACTCACTATTCTCACGAATGGGCCTAA
- a CDS encoding S24 family peptidase has protein sequence MHVVKLKHTARAACGLFGISEDHLENYLSLDERFVKNKASTYFFEAEGDSMLPLIMPKDVLIVDRSIRPCNNQIVIAHFEGSMICKRFFHRGDHVVLHSDNTTTRPIIIADGELEIFGVVVGVARHFK, from the coding sequence ATGCATGTAGTTAAATTGAAACATACTGCCAGAGCGGCATGTGGCCTATTTGGGATTAGTGAAGACCATCTTGAAAATTATCTCTCCCTCGATGAGCGCTTTGTGAAAAATAAGGCGTCCACCTATTTTTTTGAAGCAGAAGGGGACTCTATGTTACCTCTCATTATGCCTAAAGATGTGCTAATTGTGGATCGCTCAATTCGCCCCTGTAATAACCAAATCGTTATCGCACACTTTGAAGGTAGCATGATCTGTAAACGATTTTTTCATCGAGGAGATCACGTTGTCTTACATTCAGATAATACAACGACTAGACCCATCATTATCGCCGATGGAGAACTTGAAATTTTTGGCGTTGTCGTCGGCGTGGCCAGACACTTCAAATGA
- a CDS encoding DUF2282 domain-containing protein: MDKKILLTAALLGISTSNDVLAMGDMTGMEKCKGVSPMAANSCGANSHACAGFAKQQFEKNEWIKVKEGTCDKIKKALEDEDLKNYIKQIAENANMYKRF, from the coding sequence ATGGATAAAAAAATACTTCTCACCGCAGCATTATTAGGAATCTCAACATCAAATGATGTACTGGCCATGGGGGATATGACTGGAATGGAAAAATGCAAAGGTGTTTCACCAATGGCGGCCAATTCTTGTGGGGCAAATTCTCATGCTTGTGCTGGTTTTGCTAAGCAGCAGTTTGAAAAAAATGAATGGATAAAAGTAAAAGAAGGGACATGTGACAAAATAAAAAAAGCACTGGAGGATGAGGATTTAAAAAACTATATCAAGCAAATTGCTGAAAATGCAAACATGTATAAACGCTTTTAA
- the speA gene encoding biosynthetic arginine decarboxylase, which produces MSKQWSIEEAIQTYCIEKWAEGYFTVNEKGNMAVLPVEGDHTVNIDIDEVIKEIKSEGIQFPAVIRFHDILRSQIKKLNRTFRNVIEESKYEGRYFGVYPVKVNQMREVVEEIVDAGSNYDYGLEAGSKPEILSALAYNTNTNSLTILNGYKDKDFFRLGLLGSKLGRKVIFVIEKFSELRALLEVAKEMKIKPMIGIRAKISVRGIGKWADSGGDNAKFGLTIPEIIELVKELKDKEKLSIIKLIHFHIGSQVIDIKTISEAVSESARIYAKLRKMGVPIDYFDIGGGLAIDYDGSKSVSDSSKNYNLNEYVEDVVYGLKQVCDLEGVPHPNIVSESGRSITAHHSCVITNVIDSIEKKTKHFNTNKVTGEHILVSNIRALYNDLSADNFQVTYNEALQIKTDCMSAFRLGVIELEERAKIETIYWELLESIKEITNKISKVPSGLQNLNEELSSQYICNFSVFQSTADSWAINQLLPIVPISYLNERPTKNCSLVDITCDSDGKIDKFISMDGKSKTVPLHDIEGKEEYYIGIFLTGAYQDVMGDMHNLFGRLNEVHVFCDDDDPTDFYIEEVIQGNSSEQVLSTMQYNPDYMAMVMKKNIDRQIQRGKIQPREGVRLVDFYEECLKSYTYLK; this is translated from the coding sequence ATGAGTAAACAGTGGAGCATAGAAGAAGCAATTCAAACTTATTGTATTGAAAAATGGGCCGAAGGGTATTTTACAGTCAATGAAAAAGGAAATATGGCCGTATTACCTGTGGAAGGCGATCATACAGTCAATATTGATATTGATGAAGTCATTAAAGAAATTAAATCCGAAGGAATCCAGTTTCCTGCAGTTATTAGATTTCATGATATTCTTCGATCTCAAATTAAAAAACTTAATAGAACTTTTAGAAACGTAATTGAAGAGTCTAAATATGAGGGAAGATATTTCGGAGTTTATCCCGTTAAAGTCAACCAAATGCGTGAAGTCGTGGAAGAAATTGTCGATGCAGGTTCAAATTACGATTACGGATTAGAAGCAGGATCTAAACCTGAAATCTTATCAGCACTGGCCTACAACACAAATACAAACTCACTGACTATTCTCAATGGGTATAAAGATAAAGATTTTTTTAGATTAGGACTTTTAGGTAGCAAACTTGGAAGAAAAGTCATTTTTGTTATTGAAAAATTTTCTGAACTCAGAGCTTTACTTGAAGTCGCAAAAGAAATGAAGATAAAGCCCATGATTGGAATTAGGGCCAAAATTTCAGTCCGTGGAATCGGCAAATGGGCAGATTCCGGAGGGGACAATGCAAAGTTTGGCCTAACGATCCCTGAAATCATAGAACTTGTAAAAGAACTCAAAGATAAAGAAAAGCTTAGTATTATTAAATTGATCCACTTTCATATTGGTAGCCAGGTAATTGATATTAAAACTATTTCTGAGGCCGTTTCAGAATCTGCCAGAATATATGCAAAACTACGTAAAATGGGTGTACCCATAGATTATTTTGATATTGGAGGTGGACTTGCCATTGATTATGACGGCTCTAAATCGGTAAGTGACTCATCTAAAAACTACAATTTGAATGAATACGTTGAAGATGTGGTTTATGGACTCAAACAAGTTTGTGATTTAGAAGGAGTTCCTCACCCCAATATTGTATCTGAAAGTGGACGATCTATAACTGCTCATCACTCATGTGTTATTACGAACGTTATTGATTCCATCGAAAAAAAGACCAAACACTTCAACACGAATAAAGTTACTGGAGAACATATACTCGTAAGCAATATTCGAGCTCTATATAATGATCTTAGTGCAGATAATTTTCAAGTAACATATAATGAGGCCCTTCAGATAAAAACTGACTGTATGAGTGCATTTAGATTAGGGGTTATCGAGTTAGAGGAACGAGCTAAGATTGAAACAATATATTGGGAGCTTCTTGAAAGTATTAAGGAAATCACCAATAAAATTTCAAAAGTACCCTCAGGACTTCAAAATCTTAACGAGGAGTTGTCTTCACAGTACATTTGCAATTTTTCAGTCTTTCAATCAACTGCTGATTCTTGGGCCATTAATCAATTGTTACCAATTGTCCCCATATCTTATTTGAATGAACGTCCTACAAAAAACTGTTCCCTGGTCGACATTACTTGCGACTCAGATGGGAAAATAGATAAATTTATTTCTATGGATGGAAAAAGCAAGACTGTACCCTTGCATGATATTGAGGGAAAGGAAGAATACTATATTGGTATTTTTCTAACTGGAGCATATCAAGATGTCATGGGAGATATGCATAATCTCTTTGGACGCTTGAATGAAGTTCATGTTTTTTGTGATGATGACGATCCAACTGACTTTTATATTGAAGAAGTTATTCAAGGAAATTCTTCCGAACAAGTACTCTCTACAATGCAATACAATCCCGACTATATGGCCATGGTAATGAAAAAGAATATTGATCGCCAAATTCAAAGAGGAAAAATACAACCTCGAGAGGGAGTAAGATTGGTAGATTTTTACGAAGAGTGTTTGAAGAGCTATACCTATTTGAAATGA
- a CDS encoding Y-family DNA polymerase produces the protein MIALVDCNSFFCSCERLFRPDLKNVPVIVLSNNDGCAIARTNEAKRLGIKMGDPYFKIRDLCKEKGVAVFSSNFSLYTNVSDRVMRTLATLTPTLQIYSVDEAFLCLEGIRENELADYGRHIKETIEKEVGIPVSVGIAPTKTMAKIANFIGKRSDKAKGVVVLNEKRLQDIALERVGVSDIWGIGRANAKKLESLGIKNAKQFRDYKNETYIKKILTKVGLQTKQELAGISCFPIEIEIEKKKEIMCSRSFGQGVFDLSALKESVANYVSSAAEKLRKQGSVCRRIDVFFRTSPFKDNEQYYAYDTYQFLTATLDTRKLIEKAIQLVETNYRSGFEYKKAGVRLCDIIEEDENQISLFEQADSLLSEQLMKTIDQVNLREGPQMIRSASCGVDNNAWKMLREHKSPRYTTSWRELPKVK, from the coding sequence ATGATTGCTCTCGTTGATTGTAATTCATTTTTTTGCAGCTGTGAGCGTTTGTTTCGCCCAGATCTTAAAAATGTACCAGTAATAGTACTAAGCAATAATGATGGTTGTGCCATCGCTCGAACTAATGAGGCCAAACGTTTGGGAATTAAAATGGGAGATCCCTATTTTAAAATTCGTGATCTTTGCAAAGAAAAAGGAGTTGCCGTTTTTTCCTCCAACTTTTCCCTTTATACGAATGTTTCTGATAGGGTGATGAGAACCTTGGCCACTCTGACTCCAACCCTGCAAATTTATTCCGTTGATGAGGCATTTCTTTGCTTAGAAGGAATACGTGAAAACGAGTTGGCCGATTACGGAAGACATATTAAAGAAACCATTGAAAAGGAAGTAGGAATACCCGTTAGTGTAGGAATTGCTCCTACAAAAACAATGGCAAAAATTGCAAATTTCATAGGTAAAAGAAGTGATAAGGCCAAAGGAGTTGTTGTTCTCAACGAGAAAAGACTTCAAGATATTGCTCTTGAGAGAGTGGGGGTGAGTGATATTTGGGGGATTGGAAGAGCAAATGCTAAAAAACTAGAATCTTTAGGAATAAAAAACGCCAAGCAATTTCGTGATTATAAAAATGAGACGTATATTAAGAAGATTCTTACAAAAGTTGGCCTTCAAACAAAACAAGAGTTGGCCGGCATCAGTTGCTTTCCTATTGAGATTGAAATTGAGAAAAAAAAAGAAATTATGTGCTCTCGCTCTTTTGGGCAGGGGGTGTTCGATTTAAGTGCCCTTAAGGAGTCAGTTGCAAACTATGTGAGCTCTGCTGCTGAAAAATTAAGAAAACAAGGATCTGTGTGTAGGAGGATTGATGTGTTTTTTAGAACATCTCCCTTTAAAGACAATGAGCAATACTACGCTTATGATACATATCAATTTTTAACTGCAACTTTAGATACTAGAAAGCTCATAGAAAAGGCCATACAACTCGTAGAGACTAACTATCGTTCAGGTTTTGAGTACAAGAAGGCCGGTGTACGTTTATGTGACATCATCGAAGAAGACGAAAACCAAATCAGCCTTTTTGAGCAGGCCGATAGTCTTCTGAGTGAACAGTTAATGAAAACAATAGACCAAGTCAATTTAAGAGAAGGCCCTCAAATGATTCGTTCTGCTTCGTGTGGTGTAGATAATAATGCATGGAAAATGCTAAGGGAGCATAAATCTCCACGCTACACAACTTCGTGGAGAGAGCTACCTAAGGTAAAATGA